In a single window of the Acyrthosiphon pisum isolate AL4f chromosome X, pea_aphid_22Mar2018_4r6ur, whole genome shotgun sequence genome:
- the LOC100569764 gene encoding EF-hand domain-containing protein D2 homolog translates to MFSNLSFKERQYILKEFPELSPNLIKRYEKTFTRYDTDNDGYLDVEDLKGMMMVRGVPWTHSAIVRLIKDADEDGDGKLSFREFLITQRKNVEWARRVLCALPEIDVGRVGVKGAKKYFEAKQPLPPQANHKNNMSY, encoded by the exons atgttcTCAAATCTTTCATTCAAAGAGagacaatatatattaaaagaatTTCCAGAACTATcaccaaatttaataaaacgttaCGAAAAAACGTTTACTAg atatgaCACGGACAACGATGGATATTTGGATGTCGAAGACCTCAAAGGAATGATGATGGTGCGTGGTGTTCCATGGACTCACTCAGCGATTGTACGGCTTATCAAAGACGCAGATGAAGATGGTGATGGAAAACTGAGTTTTCGGGAG TTTCTGATAACGCAACGCAAAAACGTGGAATGGGCCCGCCGAGTGTTGTGTGCCCTGCCTGAGATCGACGTGGGCCGCGTGGGCGTCAAAGGTGCCAAAAAATACTTCGAAGCCAAACAGCCGTTGCCTCCACAAGCAAACCATaagaataatatgtcatattaa